The following are encoded together in the Phaseolus vulgaris cultivar G19833 chromosome 9, P. vulgaris v2.0, whole genome shotgun sequence genome:
- the LOC137821363 gene encoding TOM1-like protein 9: MVNPLVERATSSMLVGPDWALNMEICDILNRDPGQGKNVVKGIKKRLGSKVPRVQIAALTLLETIIKNCGDIIHMHVAERDVLHEMVKIAKKKIDYHVREKILVLIDTWQEAFGGPRARYPQYYAAYQELLRAGAVFPQRSERSAPVFTPLQTQPLSSYPQNIRDTAARQDTAESSADSEFPALSLSEIQNARGIMDVLAEMLNALDPGNKEGLQQEVIVDLVEQCRTYKQRVVHLVNSTSDESLLCQGLSLNDDLQRVLAKHESIASEISSGTPSQNHTENLKPAPTGDFDGPLVDFGDTSKQTDGRSSAIAETGSQPLNQLLLPAPPTSSESAPPAKVDPKVDLLSGDDYNSPKAETSLALVPLGEQQPASPMSQQNALVLYDMFSNGSNSPISVNTQPINVAGQTSPFSPQFQQQQTFISQGLFYPNGGVPNVGSPRYEQSPYMQSTGPSWNGQFAQQLQPPSPVYGTTTSGGSFPPPPWEAQPTDNDSPVVGSQYPQPLQVTQVVMTHIQSGAHPQGPQAAGHDQAVGMYMQPNASHISTINNNVQSNQSGLYPQHIQGVASPYTGMASHPMHSMYPQQMYGNQFVGYGYGQQPAVQYVEQQMYGLSVRDDGALRNSYQVSSASYVPSGKPSKPEDNLFGDLVNLAKVKPKPTADKTGSL; encoded by the exons GCAAGGAAAGAATGTTGTTAAAGGTATAAAGAAGCGGCTTGGAAGTAAAGTTCCTAGAGTTCAAATTGCTGCACTGACT CTGTTGGAGACAATCATTAAGAATTGTGGAGACATTATCCACATGCATGTTGCCGAGAGAGATGTTCTTCATGAGATGGTTAAAATAGcgaagaagaag ATCGATTATCATGTCCGAGAGAAGATATTGGTTCTTATAGATACTTGGCAAGAGGCTTTTGGAGGGCCAAGAGCAAGATATCCACAGTATTATGCAGCATACCAGGAGCTTTTG CGTGCTGGGGCAGTATTCCCTCAGAGGTCTGAGCGATCTGCACCTGTATTCACACCGCTACAAACACAACCATTGTCATCATACCCTCAAAATATACGTGATACTGCTGCTCGACAAGACACAGCTGAGTCCTCTGCAGATTCTGAGTTTCCAGCCCTAAG TTTGTCAGAAATTCAGAATGCTCGTGGTATTATGGATGTTCTTGCAGAAATGCTCAATGCATTGGACCCTGGTAACAAAGAA GGTCTTCAGCAGGAAGTTATTGTTGATTTAGTGGAGCAATGTCGAACATACAAGCAGAGAGTGGTACACCTTGTTAATTCAACTTC GGACGAGTCATTGCTATGCCAAGGCCTATCTCTGAATGATGATCTTCAGCGTGTCCTGGCCAAGCATGAATCCATTGCTTCGGAAATTTCTTCGGGAACTCCTTCTCAAAATCATACTGAGAATCTGAAGCCTGCACCTACTGGAGATTTTGATGGTCCTTTGGTTGATTTTGGAGATACCAGTAAACAAACGGATGGAAG GTCGTCTGCTATTGCTGAAACTGGGTCTCAACCATTGAACCAATTACTGCTTCCTGCGCCCCCAACATCCAGTGAATCAGCTCCCCCTGCAAAGGTTGATCCTAAAGTGGACCTGCTCAGTGGTGACGACTATAACTCACCAAAAGCAGAGACTTCACTTGCTCTCGTTCCCTTAGGCGAACAGCAGCCAGCCAGCCCTATGTCTCAACAGAATGCCCTTGTTCTTTATGATATGTTTTCTAATGGAAGTAATTCACCTATTTCTGTTAATACCCAGCCAATTAATGTTGCCGGCCAAACTAGTCCATTTTCTCCTCAATTTCAACAGCAGCAGACTTTCATATCTCAAGGGCTGTTTTACCCCAATGGAGGTGTGCCAAATGTGGGGTCACCTCGATATGAACAATCACCTTATATGCAGAGCACAGGTCCTTCTTGGAATGGCCAGTTTGCGCAGCAGCTACAGCCTCCTTCACCAGTTTACG GTACTACTACAAGTGGTGGATCATTTCCGCCACCTCCCTGGGAAGCTCAGCCCACAGACAATGATAGTCCAGTAGTAGGCAGTCAATACCCACAACCATTGCAAGTCACTCAAGTGGTTATGACGCATATACAAAGTGGTGCACATCCTCAGGGACCGCAAGCAGCGGGGCATGACCAGGCTGTTGGAATGTATATGCAGCCAAATGCTAGCCATATCTCAACAATCAACAACAATGTTCAAAGTAATCAATCAGGCTTGTATCCGCAGCATATTCAGGGTGTTGCCAGTCCCTATACGGGTATGGCTTCACATCCAATGCATTCCATGTATCCTCAACAGATGTATGGCAACCAATTCGTAGGATATGGCTATGGTCAGCAACCAGCGGTTCAATATGTTGAGCAGCAAATGTATGGTTTATCAGTGAGAGATGATGGTGCTCTGAGAAATTCTTACCAGGTTTCTTCTGCTTCCTATGTGCCATCTGGGAAGCCTTCCAAACCAGAGGATAATTTATTTGGGGACCTTGTTAACTTGGCAAAAGTGAAACCAAAACCTACAGCTGACAAAACTGGTAGCTTGTAA